A window of Alkalispirochaeta americana contains these coding sequences:
- a CDS encoding PD-(D/E)XK nuclease family transposase yields the protein MDRIERPLNPMADVFVRYLLGSEENKDILIDFINAVFAQKGHDLVVEIELLNPFNLRSIGATKESILDVKARDNRGRWINVEIQIAGDENFA from the coding sequence ATGGATCGTATCGAGCGGCCGCTGAATCCCATGGCGGATGTTTTCGTCCGGTATCTGCTGGGTTCGGAAGAGAACAAGGACATTCTCATCGACTTCATCAACGCCGTCTTTGCGCAGAAAGGGCACGATCTGGTCGTCGAGATCGAACTCCTCAATCCCTTCAATCTGCGGTCTATCGGCGCAACCAAGGAAAGCATTCTCGATGTGAAAGCCCGGGACAACCGCGGCCGCTGGATCAACGTCGAGATACAGATCGCCGGAGACGAGAACTTCGCC